Proteins from a genomic interval of Triplophysa dalaica isolate WHDGS20190420 chromosome 13, ASM1584641v1, whole genome shotgun sequence:
- the LOC130433969 gene encoding plasminogen-like produces the protein MIFMEPSGADIALKLYRPAELNDKVSLACLPEKDYIVPDGTECFVTGWGETQGTGGQGYLKEAAVPVIENNVCRSPLFLNGHVKEHEMCAGKIEGGTDTCQGDSGGPLVCKTQNKFVLQGVTSWGVGCADAMKPGVYVRVSKFVEWIEKTIRG, from the exons ATGATTTTTATGGAACCATCTGGAGCTGACATTGCTCTTAAGTTATACAG GCCTGCAGAATTAAATGATAAGGTATCACTTGCTTGTCTACCAGAAAAGGACTATATTGTACCAGATGGTACTGAATGTTTTGTGACAGGCTGGGGAGAAACACAGG GAACGGGTGGACAGGGTTACCTGAAAGAAGCCGCTGTCCCAGTTATTGAGAATAATGTCTGCAGAAGTCCATTATTTTTGAATGGTCATGTGAAGGAGCACGAGATGTGTGCCGGAAAAATTGAAGGTGGAACAGATACCTGTCAG GGTGACAGCGGTGGTCCTCTAGTCTGCAAAACCCAGAACAAGTTTGTTCTTCAGGGAGTGACATCATGGGGTGTTGGCTGTGCAGATGCCATGAAACCAGGAGTCTACGTCCGTGTCTCTAAGTTTGTTGAATGGATAGAAAAAACAATTAGAGGTTAA